Proteins encoded within one genomic window of Gadus macrocephalus chromosome 18, ASM3116895v1:
- the LOC132446503 gene encoding uncharacterized protein LOC132446503: MLIKTKINMEQKYVRITEPNLEEFLDAAFIKFSIPPLTEGVTVYDETGTEVDADVFEDVAQQPNAGVFTIRFKHTLEGATGSSLPDAALELSNYNPEDSVILELLSCTSDDTIILEEDSSPSAKWQKQDRDAKHLVESALAKKPGGDRIVKEYNRTKGLTDSSRRQMVNILAAEMTETHGMAPPRHVREMYAKGIVSMFPYLMDPYSKNGYASIFMHSNKYTETTMQ, encoded by the exons ATGTtgataaaaactaaaataaatatgGAACAAAAATATGTCAGGATAACTGAGCCAAACTTGGAAGAATTCTTGGATGCTG CTTTCATAAAGTTCTCCATCCCACCACTCACTGAAGGCGTCACAGTGTATGATGAGACGGGAACGGAGGTGGACGCAGACGTCTTTGAAGACGTTGCACAGCAGCCAAATGCTGGTGTATTTACAATCAGATTCAAACACA CATTGGAGGGAGCAACAGGCAGTTCACTGCCTGATGCAGCACTGGAACTTTCTAACTACAACCCTGAAGATTCAGTCATCCTAGAACTTTTATCTTGCACTTCTGATGACACCATCATCCTGGAGGAGGATTCAAGTCCATCTGCAAAATGGCAGAAACAAGACCGAGATGCCAAACAC TTAGTTGAATCAGCCCTGGCTAAGAAACCAGGTGGAGACCGCATTGTGAAAGAATACAACAGGACAAAAGGTCTAACTGACTCTTCACGGCGACAGATGGTGAACATCCTTGCTGCCGAAATGACTGAAACTCATGG GATGGCACCGCCACGGCATGTCAGAGAGATGTATGCCAAAGGCATAGTTTCCATGTTCCCGTACCTGATGGATCCATATTCCAAAAATGGATATGCAAGTATTTTTATGCATTCAAACAAATATACAGAAACTACAATGCAATAA